CGAAAGGAGCGGTTTTCATCTTTTCCAGCGGCCGCGATCGTGGCAAAATCTCGCCAGGCGTGATCAGGAAGCTGGCTGCGTGGAAAGGGCCGCTGAGGTCACGCAACAGCAACACCGTGGCAAATCCACCTGGCGATCGCCCGGAAATTATCCCTGGTACAGTGAGAGGCGAATCGCGTTTGGCAACATGGACGCTGCAAAAAAAAAGAAGAAAAAACGAAAACGTGAGAATCGCGTTCAGGATTGGCTAGTTTATCTAGTGCTTCGAATCGTGATTTGTGTTGTTCAAGCGCTTCCGATTGACTGCTGCGCCCAAATCGCTCAATTCCTCTCCTGGATCTGTTATGACTGCCTCAAGATCAGACGCAGCACGGTAGATGAGAACCTGCGTTATGCTTTCCCGCATTATTCCGCAGAAATGAGGGACCAGATCGCCCGCGGGATGTGGCAGCACATTATCCTGATGGTTTGCGAACTGGCCCACATGCCCCGCAAGATCCACGACACGAATTGGCGTAGTCACGTCTCCATGTCGCGGGCTGACATGCGAAGATTCGTAAAATACCTGCTCGACCAACGACCTGCCGTCGTGGTTTCTGGCCATTTCGGAAATTTCGAAGTCGGTGGAATCATCGCTGGCCTACTGGGTTTTCCAACATTCACGGTCGCAAGACCATTGGACAATCCTTACTTACAGAACTTCATTACGCGTTTCCGTGAGGGAACGGGGCAATTCATGCTGGATAAGCGGGGGACTGCGATCCAGATCGATCGAGTTCTCCATGCCGGAGAAACGCTGGTGCTGTTAGGCGATCAAGCTGCAGGTCCCAAAGGCTGCTGGGTTAATTTCTTTGGTCGCCCTGCCTCATGCCACAAGGCGGTGGCGCTCTTTTCACTGGTCAATCGGGCTCCCATGTTGTTGGCCTACAGCAAACGGAACCGCCAACCTTTGCAATTCGAGGTCGGAGTCTCTGCTTTGTTTGACCCTCTCACCGATGAGATTGCGGGGGTGAAGCAATTAACGCAATGGTACAGTGACCAGCTTGAAACGATAATTCGCACAGATCCGTCGCAGTACTGGTGGTTACACCGACGCTGGAAACAAAAAATAGCTCGCAGGGGAAAGCGCCGCCAAGATCCCCCAGGACCGGTTCCACCTCACCGCGAAACCACCCCAAAACAGCGGCCGAAGATTGATGCTTCCTGAGAGATTCACGAATCGATGATCCGTTGAGAGTGATCTTTCGCTATGATGAGTGTGCACGAACCTCCGAAAGAACCTCAAAGTCCGAATACCCCCGAGACAACTTTTTCATGAGTGAATATATTCGTGTGGCTCAGTGTTCCGATTGCCCACCGGGACATGGGATTGAAGTCGTCGCCAGCGGTCGCATGATCGCCCTATTCAACGTCGACGGCCAATTCCACGCTCTCGACGGGGTCTGCCCGCACCAGGGTGGTCCTTTGGGCCAAGGCGAACTCTGTGGCACTATCGTGACCTGCCCCTGGCATGGTTGGCAATTTGATGTTTCGACCGGGCAACATCAGATCACCCCCACGATTTGTCAACCTCGATTCGAC
This DNA window, taken from Pirellulaceae bacterium, encodes the following:
- a CDS encoding Rieske 2Fe-2S domain-containing protein, which codes for MSEYIRVAQCSDCPPGHGIEVVASGRMIALFNVDGQFHALDGVCPHQGGPLGQGELCGTIVTCPWHGWQFDVSTGQHQITPTICQPRFDLKIEKDQVLVRVADLDES
- a CDS encoding lipid A biosynthesis acyltransferase, which gives rise to MERAAEVTQQQHRGKSTWRSPGNYPWYSERRIAFGNMDAAKKKKKKRKRENRVQDWLVYLVLRIVICVVQALPIDCCAQIAQFLSWICYDCLKIRRSTVDENLRYAFPHYSAEMRDQIARGMWQHIILMVCELAHMPRKIHDTNWRSHVSMSRADMRRFVKYLLDQRPAVVVSGHFGNFEVGGIIAGLLGFPTFTVARPLDNPYLQNFITRFREGTGQFMLDKRGTAIQIDRVLHAGETLVLLGDQAAGPKGCWVNFFGRPASCHKAVALFSLVNRAPMLLAYSKRNRQPLQFEVGVSALFDPLTDEIAGVKQLTQWYSDQLETIIRTDPSQYWWLHRRWKQKIARRGKRRQDPPGPVPPHRETTPKQRPKIDAS